The Micromonospora krabiensis genome window below encodes:
- a CDS encoding glutathione S-transferase family protein, which produces MARAQFDAETSTGGAFVRQPNRFTDRVTPHSTSPPGGGPDDEGRWPLEAGRYRLIWCRACPWAHRARIVRSLLGLDDVISLGTVDPIRDERGWRFTLDPDGFDPVLGVGFLSEAYLATDPDYTGRVTVPALVDTVTGRVVTNDYPQLTLDFSTEWRRFHAPDAPDLYPVELRPEMDALMAEIHRDVNNGVYRAGFATSQEAYDEAYEALFARLDVLSERLAGRRYLMGEEITEADVRLFTTLVRFDVAYHGHFKCNRQKLTEMPVLWAYARDLFQTPGFGETVDFDHIKRHYYATHREINPTGVVPLGPDTSGWTTPHGRG; this is translated from the coding sequence ATGGCCCGGGCCCAGTTCGACGCAGAGACGAGTACGGGCGGCGCGTTCGTCCGCCAGCCCAACCGGTTCACCGACCGGGTCACCCCGCACTCCACCTCTCCCCCCGGCGGCGGGCCGGACGACGAGGGCCGCTGGCCACTGGAGGCCGGGCGCTACCGGTTGATCTGGTGCCGCGCCTGCCCCTGGGCGCACCGGGCCCGGATCGTCCGGAGCCTGCTCGGCCTGGACGACGTCATCTCACTGGGCACGGTCGACCCGATCCGCGACGAGCGGGGCTGGCGGTTCACCCTCGACCCGGACGGATTCGACCCGGTGCTGGGCGTCGGCTTCCTCTCCGAGGCCTACCTGGCGACCGACCCCGACTACACCGGCCGGGTGACCGTGCCGGCGCTGGTCGACACCGTCACCGGCCGGGTCGTGACCAACGACTATCCGCAGCTCACGCTGGACTTCTCGACCGAGTGGCGGCGGTTCCACGCCCCGGACGCCCCGGATCTCTACCCGGTGGAGCTGCGCCCGGAGATGGACGCGCTGATGGCGGAGATCCACCGGGACGTCAACAACGGCGTCTACCGGGCCGGTTTCGCGACCTCCCAGGAGGCGTACGACGAGGCGTACGAGGCGCTGTTCGCGCGGCTGGACGTGCTCTCCGAGCGGCTCGCCGGGCGGCGCTACCTGATGGGCGAGGAGATCACCGAGGCGGACGTGCGCCTGTTCACGACGCTGGTCCGCTTCGACGTGGCCTACCACGGGCACTTCAAGTGCAACCGGCAGAAGCTGACCGAGATGCCGGTGCTCTGGGCGTACGCCCGCGACCTGTTCCAGACCCCCGGCTTCGGCGAGACGGTGGACTTCGACCACATCAAGCGGCACTACTACGCCACGCACAGGGAGATCAACCCGACCGGTGTCGTGCCGCTGGGCCCCGACACGTCCGGCTGGACCACGCCGCACGGGCGTGGCTGA
- a CDS encoding putative bifunctional diguanylate cyclase/phosphodiesterase: MAVPEPAGEDVGRAGVQAYAAEWTAALRRLGFVPFSAAETERLLLAHTARLARAVCAEPFDAQPAEDVGGALVEAHLTEPRMLEWSVRALGEGFLGRVLPAGTYPPDAPRRVTALQGGLAAGFARALRDRTFSQQERIARSAWQARDEAERALRDSEARFRAVFTGAAIGIGIAGVDGRIIDVNQSFADMLGYSVEELRRVEVASLFHADDAAGMGEIYQELVEGKQDSARVERRYHRKDGSSLWTDLAVSLIRHDDGRPRFTVSMIEDITERYALQQRLRFQASHDPLTGLPNRTLFFETLGRILDGAGPDRRVAVCFLDLDGFKAINDSLGHDLGDRLLVMIARRLAGCVAGHGHLVARMGGDEFVILLDGGDGLDGAVAVAKAALTAVAAPVRVGDQQLAVSASVGIVEGPAGETTASELMKAADTTLYWAKAQGRGRWAVHDPERSARDLARSALAANLPAALDRGEFVLRYQPIVSLLDGRMLAVEALVRWQHPTLGLLGPDRFIGLAEETGLIVRLGEWVLRRACRDAERWRHRFPEARVVVSVNLAARQADDPAIVDTVSDALAASGLPPELLQLELTESAVMGTAGEPLRSLHRLSGLGVRLAVDDFGTGYSNLAYLRRLPIHCLKLAGPFVEGIRGDGPDAAADHRDERIVDALVRLAHALELWVTAEAVETGEQAERLRALRCDTGQGRYFGAPMPADAIAARLAGTGGEPG, translated from the coding sequence GTGGCCGTCCCGGAACCCGCCGGGGAGGACGTCGGCCGCGCGGGCGTTCAGGCGTACGCCGCCGAGTGGACCGCCGCGCTCCGCCGCCTCGGGTTCGTGCCGTTCAGCGCGGCCGAGACCGAGCGGCTGCTGCTCGCGCACACCGCGCGGTTGGCCCGTGCGGTGTGCGCCGAGCCGTTCGACGCCCAACCCGCCGAGGACGTCGGCGGGGCGCTGGTCGAGGCGCACCTCACCGAACCGCGGATGCTGGAGTGGTCGGTCCGCGCCCTCGGTGAGGGCTTCCTCGGTCGGGTGCTGCCCGCCGGGACGTACCCGCCGGACGCGCCGCGGCGGGTCACCGCGCTGCAGGGCGGCCTCGCCGCGGGGTTCGCGCGTGCCCTGCGCGACCGCACCTTCAGCCAGCAGGAGCGGATCGCCCGGTCGGCCTGGCAGGCGCGGGACGAGGCGGAGCGGGCGCTGCGGGACAGCGAGGCGCGGTTCCGGGCGGTCTTCACGGGCGCGGCGATCGGCATCGGCATCGCCGGGGTCGACGGACGGATCATCGACGTCAACCAGTCGTTCGCCGACATGCTGGGCTACTCCGTCGAGGAGCTGCGCCGGGTCGAGGTGGCCTCGCTGTTCCACGCGGACGACGCCGCCGGCATGGGGGAGATCTACCAGGAGCTGGTCGAGGGCAAGCAGGACTCGGCCCGGGTGGAGAGGCGCTACCACCGCAAGGACGGCAGCTCCCTCTGGACGGACCTGGCCGTGTCGCTGATCCGGCACGACGACGGGCGGCCCCGGTTCACGGTCTCCATGATCGAGGACATCACCGAGCGGTACGCCCTCCAACAGCGGCTGCGCTTCCAGGCGTCGCACGACCCGCTCACCGGCCTGCCCAACCGGACGCTCTTCTTCGAGACGTTGGGTCGGATCCTCGACGGGGCCGGACCCGATCGCCGGGTCGCCGTCTGCTTCCTGGACCTGGACGGGTTCAAGGCGATCAACGACAGTCTCGGGCACGACCTCGGCGACCGGCTGCTGGTGATGATCGCCCGACGGCTTGCCGGGTGCGTCGCCGGCCACGGTCACCTGGTCGCCCGCATGGGCGGCGACGAGTTCGTCATCCTGCTCGACGGCGGCGACGGACTCGACGGGGCGGTGGCCGTGGCGAAGGCCGCGCTGACCGCGGTCGCCGCGCCGGTGCGCGTCGGCGACCAGCAGCTCGCCGTCTCGGCGAGCGTGGGCATCGTCGAGGGGCCGGCCGGAGAGACCACCGCGTCGGAGCTGATGAAGGCGGCGGACACCACGCTCTACTGGGCGAAGGCGCAGGGGCGCGGCCGGTGGGCCGTCCACGACCCCGAGCGCAGCGCCCGTGACCTCGCCCGCTCGGCGCTGGCCGCCAACCTGCCGGCCGCGCTCGACCGGGGTGAGTTCGTGCTGCGCTACCAGCCCATCGTCTCCCTGCTGGACGGGCGCATGCTCGCCGTCGAGGCGCTGGTGCGCTGGCAGCACCCGACGCTGGGGCTGCTCGGCCCGGACCGGTTCATCGGGCTCGCCGAGGAGACCGGGCTGATCGTCCGGCTCGGCGAGTGGGTGCTGCGGCGGGCCTGCCGGGACGCCGAGCGGTGGCGGCACCGCTTCCCGGAAGCCCGGGTGGTGGTGAGCGTGAACCTGGCCGCCCGGCAGGCGGACGACCCGGCGATCGTGGACACCGTCTCGGACGCGCTGGCGGCGAGCGGCCTGCCCCCGGAGCTGTTGCAGCTGGAGCTGACCGAGAGCGCGGTGATGGGCACGGCCGGGGAGCCGCTGCGGTCGCTGCACCGGCTGTCGGGGCTCGGCGTACGGCTCGCGGTCGACGACTTCGGCACCGGCTACTCGAACCTCGCGTACCTGCGCCGGCTCCCGATCCACTGCCTGAAGCTGGCCGGCCCGTTCGTGGAGGGCATCCGGGGTGACGGCCCGGACGCGGCGGCCGACCACCGCGACGAGCGGATCGTCGACGCGCTGGTCCGGCTGGCGCACGCGCTGGAGCTCTGGGTGACCGCCGAGGCGGTGGAGACCGGCGAGCAGGCCGAGCGGTTGCGTGCGCTGCGCTGCGACACCGGCCAGGGGCGCTACTTCGGGGCGCCGATGCCGGCCGACGCGATCGCCGCCCGGCTCGCCGGGACGGGGGGCGAGCCCGGGTGA
- a CDS encoding glutamine synthetase family protein: MRKAPLTLEQLRVAVAEREIDTVVLALVDMQGRLQGKRFHAPYFLDEVVAHGSEGCNYLLAVDVDMNTVDGYAMSSWERGYGDFAMKPDLTTLRRVPWQPGTAMLLADLEWLDGSGPVVASPRQILRQQLDRLAEHGLTAYAGTELEFVLFRDSYEEAWRRGYRDLTPANQYNVDYSLLGTARVEPLLRRIRTEMAGAGLTPESAKGECNLGQHEIAFRYDEAVACADHHVIYKNGAKEIAAQEGMSITFMAKPNAREGNSCHIHFSLRGADGRSAMLGDGPAHLSATGQRVLAGLLATMREFSLLFAPNVNSYKRYQPGSFAPTALRWGTDNRTCALRLVGHGQGMRVENRVPGADVNPYLAIAALVAGAVYGLEQELELGEECTGNAYDDPDAERVPGTLRDALALWEGSTPAKDAFGDEVVAHYANNAKVELAAFDAAVTDWELVRGFERL; encoded by the coding sequence ATGAGGAAAGCTCCGCTCACGCTGGAACAGTTGCGCGTCGCGGTCGCCGAGCGCGAGATCGACACCGTGGTGCTGGCGCTGGTCGACATGCAGGGCCGCCTGCAGGGCAAGCGGTTCCACGCCCCCTACTTCCTGGACGAGGTCGTGGCGCACGGCAGCGAGGGCTGCAACTACCTGCTCGCCGTGGACGTCGACATGAACACCGTCGACGGCTACGCCATGTCGAGCTGGGAGCGGGGCTACGGCGACTTCGCCATGAAACCCGACCTCACCACCCTGCGTCGGGTGCCCTGGCAGCCGGGCACCGCCATGCTCCTGGCCGACCTCGAGTGGCTGGACGGCTCCGGCCCAGTCGTCGCCTCGCCGCGGCAGATCCTTCGTCAGCAGCTCGACCGGCTGGCGGAGCACGGGCTGACCGCGTACGCGGGGACCGAGCTGGAGTTCGTGCTGTTCCGCGACTCGTACGAGGAGGCGTGGCGGCGCGGCTACCGCGACCTGACCCCGGCCAACCAGTACAACGTGGACTACTCGCTGCTCGGCACCGCCCGTGTCGAGCCGCTGCTGCGCCGCATCCGCACCGAGATGGCCGGCGCCGGGCTGACCCCGGAGAGCGCCAAGGGCGAGTGCAACCTCGGCCAGCACGAGATCGCCTTCCGTTACGACGAGGCGGTGGCCTGCGCCGACCACCACGTCATCTACAAGAACGGGGCCAAGGAGATCGCCGCCCAGGAGGGCATGTCGATCACCTTCATGGCCAAGCCGAACGCGCGGGAGGGCAACTCCTGCCACATCCACTTCTCGCTGCGCGGCGCCGACGGCCGCTCGGCGATGCTCGGTGACGGGCCGGCGCACCTGTCGGCCACCGGGCAGCGGGTGCTGGCCGGGCTGCTCGCCACGATGCGCGAGTTCAGTCTGCTGTTCGCCCCCAACGTCAACTCATACAAGCGCTACCAGCCGGGCTCGTTCGCCCCGACCGCGCTGCGCTGGGGCACCGACAACCGCACCTGCGCACTGCGTCTGGTCGGGCACGGCCAGGGGATGCGGGTGGAGAACCGGGTGCCGGGCGCCGACGTCAACCCGTACCTGGCGATCGCCGCACTGGTCGCCGGGGCCGTGTACGGCCTGGAACAGGAGCTGGAGCTGGGTGAGGAGTGCACCGGCAACGCGTACGACGACCCGGACGCCGAGCGGGTGCCCGGCACCCTGCGCGACGCCCTGGCGCTGTGGGAGGGTTCGACGCCGGCGAAGGACGCGTTCGGCGACGAGGTGGTCGCCCACTACGCGAACAACGCGAAGGTCGAGCTTGCCGCCTTCGACGCCGCGGTCACGGACTGGGAGCTGGTGCGTGGCTTCGAACGCCTCTGA
- a CDS encoding TetR/AcrR family transcriptional regulator, which yields MTTPHRPTPSATRRNEASRRAILAAAFDLLQEVGYAKLSIEGIAARAGVGKQTIYRWWPSKGAVIFDAFLMLSEGGEGEPPTLPDSGDLEADLTAVLHATVAELTDPRYDRPMRALATEIANDPELAAAYSQRLDGPMKEAKRQRLASAQRAGQLAEDVDLDVAVEMIWGPVLNRWLQRSGPLTAEYTDRVITTALNGLRPRPSGR from the coding sequence GTGACGACACCGCACCGACCAACGCCCAGCGCGACCCGCCGGAACGAAGCCTCGCGGCGGGCCATCCTCGCCGCCGCGTTCGACCTGCTCCAGGAAGTCGGATACGCCAAACTCAGCATCGAGGGCATCGCGGCGCGCGCCGGCGTCGGCAAGCAGACCATCTACCGCTGGTGGCCGTCGAAGGGCGCGGTCATCTTCGACGCCTTCCTCATGCTCAGCGAGGGCGGCGAGGGTGAGCCTCCCACGCTGCCCGACAGCGGTGACCTGGAAGCCGACCTGACCGCGGTGCTGCACGCCACGGTCGCGGAGTTGACTGATCCCCGGTACGACCGGCCGATGCGCGCGCTGGCCACCGAGATCGCGAACGACCCCGAACTTGCCGCCGCCTACAGCCAACGGCTGGACGGACCGATGAAGGAGGCCAAGCGGCAACGGCTGGCCAGCGCCCAGCGGGCCGGGCAACTCGCCGAAGACGTCGACCTCGACGTGGCCGTGGAGATGATCTGGGGCCCGGTGCTCAACCGCTGGCTGCAACGCAGCGGACCACTTACCGCCGAGTACACCGACCGTGTCATCACCACCGCCCTCAACGGCTTACGCCCACGCCCGTCCGGCCGTTGA
- a CDS encoding SAM-dependent methyltransferase, whose translation MQMPDALPTEIDLTRPSAARVYDYFLGGAHNFEIDRQLAEQIAAMTPHLPATMRAGREFLRRAVRALLDAGIDQFLDIGSGIPTVGNVHEVAQGANPKARVVYVDIDPVAVAHSRELLAGNDLTTVIHADLREPERILTEARGLLDFGRPIGILLAGVVHFVPDADRPADLLATLRAAAAPGSHLVISHSTFEDQPQEMLDAQRLSARTATEISLRSRAEITGFFGDWTILEPGVVHMPLWRPDSPSDVDEHPERFGAFGGVARHDEPSVG comes from the coding sequence TTGCAGATGCCGGACGCCCTTCCGACCGAGATCGACCTGACCCGCCCGAGCGCCGCCCGGGTGTACGACTACTTCCTGGGCGGCGCCCACAACTTCGAGATCGACCGGCAGCTCGCCGAGCAGATCGCCGCGATGACGCCGCATCTCCCGGCCACGATGCGCGCCGGCCGGGAGTTCCTGCGCCGGGCCGTACGGGCGCTGCTCGACGCCGGCATCGACCAGTTCCTCGACATCGGCTCCGGAATTCCCACCGTCGGCAACGTGCACGAGGTGGCGCAGGGCGCGAACCCGAAGGCCCGGGTGGTCTATGTGGACATCGACCCGGTCGCCGTCGCGCACAGCCGGGAGTTGCTCGCCGGCAACGACCTCACCACCGTGATCCACGCCGACCTGCGCGAGCCGGAGCGGATCCTCACCGAGGCACGCGGGCTGCTCGACTTCGGCCGCCCGATCGGCATCCTGCTCGCCGGGGTGGTCCACTTCGTCCCCGACGCGGACCGCCCCGCCGACCTGCTGGCCACCCTCCGCGCCGCCGCCGCGCCGGGCAGCCACCTGGTGATCTCCCACTCCACGTTCGAGGACCAGCCGCAGGAGATGCTCGACGCGCAGCGGTTGTCGGCGCGTACGGCCACCGAGATCAGCCTGCGGTCCCGGGCCGAGATCACCGGCTTCTTCGGCGACTGGACGATCCTGGAGCCGGGCGTGGTGCACATGCCGCTGTGGCGGCCCGACTCACCGTCCGACGTGGACGAACACCCCGAGCGGTTCGGCGCCTTCGGTGGCGTCGCCCGCCACGACGAACCATCCGTCGGCTGA
- a CDS encoding amino acid permease: MATTPAPTAEQPMDDDARRLAELGYKQELRRKWSGFSNFAISFSIISILAGCFTTFGQAWNNGGPVAISWGWPLISLFILIIGFCMAELVSAYPTAGGIYWWAATMGRPVHGWFTGWLNLIGLVAVTASVDYGCATFLNLTLSALFDGWAGTLHQTFGLFVVILALHGLINIYGHRIIDVLQNVSVWWHVAGAAAVVAILLLVPDNHQSFQFVFTERFNNSGFGDGDSGGLTFWFYVLPLGFLLTQYTITGFDACAHVSEETRGASKAAAQGLWRSIFYSAVGGWILLLAFLFAATDVDAINEAGGFSGAIFESALTPFFFKTVIIISTIGQFFCGMSCVTSMSRMAYAFSRDRAVPGWRLWSRVDRNGTPVNAIIAATLAGLVLTLPALYQRAGVPVAFYAVVSVAVIGLYLSFLIPIFLRLRMGDRFVPGPWTLGRRYKVLGWIAVIEIAIICVYFVLPIVPAGVPGNADFTWTAVNYAPLAVGGVLLGVAVWWYVSARKWFTGPRRTVEVPGQRPAPADDPA, translated from the coding sequence GTGGCCACGACGCCCGCGCCGACCGCCGAGCAACCGATGGACGACGACGCCCGACGGCTCGCCGAACTCGGCTACAAACAGGAACTGCGCCGCAAGTGGAGCGGCTTCTCCAACTTCGCCATCTCGTTCTCCATCATCTCGATCCTGGCCGGCTGCTTCACCACCTTCGGCCAGGCCTGGAACAACGGCGGTCCGGTCGCGATCTCCTGGGGCTGGCCGCTGATCTCGCTGTTCATCCTGATCATCGGCTTCTGCATGGCCGAACTGGTCTCGGCCTACCCGACCGCCGGTGGCATCTACTGGTGGGCCGCCACCATGGGCCGGCCGGTGCACGGCTGGTTCACCGGCTGGCTCAACCTGATCGGCCTGGTGGCGGTGACCGCCTCGGTCGACTACGGCTGCGCGACCTTCCTCAACCTCACCCTGTCCGCGCTCTTCGACGGATGGGCCGGCACCCTGCACCAGACCTTCGGTCTGTTCGTGGTGATCCTCGCCCTGCACGGGCTCATCAACATCTACGGGCACCGCATCATCGACGTACTCCAGAACGTCTCGGTCTGGTGGCACGTGGCCGGCGCCGCCGCCGTGGTGGCCATCCTGCTGCTCGTCCCCGACAACCACCAGAGCTTCCAGTTCGTCTTCACCGAGCGGTTCAACAACTCCGGCTTCGGCGACGGCGACAGCGGCGGCCTGACCTTCTGGTTCTACGTGTTGCCGCTGGGCTTCCTGCTCACCCAGTACACGATCACCGGTTTCGACGCCTGCGCGCACGTCTCCGAGGAGACCCGAGGCGCGTCGAAGGCCGCCGCCCAGGGCCTCTGGCGGTCGATCTTCTACTCCGCGGTGGGCGGCTGGATCCTGCTGCTCGCCTTCCTCTTCGCGGCCACCGACGTGGACGCGATCAACGAAGCGGGCGGATTCTCCGGGGCGATCTTCGAGTCCGCGCTCACCCCGTTCTTCTTCAAGACCGTCATCATCATCTCCACCATCGGGCAGTTCTTCTGCGGGATGAGCTGCGTGACCTCGATGTCGCGGATGGCGTACGCCTTCAGCCGCGACCGCGCGGTGCCAGGCTGGCGGCTCTGGTCCCGGGTGGACCGCAACGGCACGCCGGTCAACGCCATCATCGCGGCCACCCTGGCCGGGTTGGTGCTCACCCTGCCCGCGCTCTACCAGCGGGCCGGCGTGCCGGTCGCCTTCTACGCGGTGGTCTCGGTCGCGGTGATCGGGCTCTACCTGTCCTTCCTCATCCCGATCTTCCTGCGGCTGCGGATGGGGGACCGGTTCGTGCCGGGCCCGTGGACGCTGGGCCGCAGGTACAAGGTCCTCGGCTGGATCGCGGTGATCGAGATCGCGATCATCTGCGTCTACTTCGTGCTGCCGATCGTCCCGGCCGGCGTGCCCGGCAACGCGGACTTCACCTGGACCGCCGTCAACTACGCCCCGCTCGCCGTCGGCGGGGTGCTGCTCGGCGTGGCCGTCTGGTGGTACGTCTCCGCCCGGAAGTGGTTCACCGGCCCTCGCCGTACCGTCGAGGTGCCGGGGCAGCGCCCCGCACCCGCCGACGACCCGGCCTGA
- the pcaF gene encoding 3-oxoadipyl-CoA thiolase, producing the protein MTVAYLVAGVRTPIGRYAGALAGVRPDDLAGHVIRELVARHPSVDWARVDDVILGCANQAGEDNRNVARMAALLGGLPEQVPGSTVNRLCGSGLDALASAARAVVAGEADLVVAGGVESMSRAPFVMPKATSAYSRAAEVYDTTLGWRLVNPLMEAGWGIDSMPETAENVAAEYGVDRAAQDEFALRSQQRAAKAQADGRLAEEIVPVTVPAGRRETKLVEVDEHPRETSLEKLAALPTPFRAGGTVTAGNSSGVNDGAVALLVASEAAVARHGLTPLARVVGAATAGVPPRVMGIGPVPATRKLLDRLGLGLDTVDVIELNEAFAAQSVAVLRELGLPEDAEHVNPNGGAIALGHPLGASGARLALTAALELRRRGGRRALATMCIGVGQGISLLLESAA; encoded by the coding sequence ATGACCGTGGCATACCTGGTGGCCGGTGTCCGCACCCCGATCGGCCGTTACGCCGGCGCGCTCGCCGGCGTCCGCCCCGACGACCTGGCCGGACACGTGATCCGCGAACTGGTCGCCCGCCACCCGTCGGTGGACTGGGCGCGGGTGGACGACGTGATCCTCGGCTGCGCCAACCAGGCCGGCGAGGACAACCGCAACGTGGCCCGGATGGCGGCGCTGCTCGGTGGCCTGCCCGAACAGGTGCCGGGCAGCACGGTCAACCGGCTCTGCGGCTCCGGCCTGGACGCGCTCGCCAGCGCCGCCCGCGCCGTCGTGGCCGGGGAGGCGGACCTGGTGGTGGCCGGCGGCGTGGAGAGCATGAGCCGCGCGCCGTTCGTCATGCCGAAGGCGACCTCCGCCTACTCGCGGGCCGCCGAGGTGTACGACACGACGCTCGGCTGGCGGCTGGTGAACCCGCTGATGGAGGCGGGCTGGGGCATCGACTCGATGCCGGAGACGGCGGAGAACGTGGCCGCCGAGTACGGGGTCGACCGCGCCGCGCAGGACGAGTTCGCCCTCCGCTCGCAGCAGCGGGCCGCCAAGGCGCAGGCCGACGGCCGGCTGGCCGAGGAGATCGTGCCGGTGACCGTGCCGGCCGGCCGTCGCGAGACGAAGCTGGTCGAGGTCGACGAGCACCCCCGGGAGACGTCGCTGGAGAAGCTGGCCGCCCTGCCCACCCCGTTCCGCGCGGGTGGCACGGTCACCGCCGGCAACTCGTCGGGGGTCAACGACGGCGCGGTCGCGTTGCTGGTCGCGTCCGAGGCGGCGGTCGCCCGTCACGGCCTCACGCCGCTGGCCCGGGTCGTCGGCGCCGCGACCGCCGGGGTGCCGCCCCGCGTGATGGGTATCGGCCCGGTGCCGGCCACCCGCAAGCTGCTGGACCGCCTCGGCCTCGGCCTCGACACGGTCGACGTGATCGAGCTGAACGAGGCGTTCGCCGCGCAGTCGGTCGCCGTGCTGCGCGAGCTGGGCCTGCCGGAGGACGCCGAGCACGTCAACCCCAACGGCGGCGCCATCGCCCTCGGCCACCCGCTCGGTGCGAGCGGCGCCCGGCTGGCGCTGACCGCCGCGCTGGAGCTGCGCCGACGCGGTGGCCGGCGGGCCCTCGCCACGATGTGCATCGGAGTGGGCCAGGGGATCTCCCTTCTCCTGGAGTCCGCGGCCTAG
- a CDS encoding SDR family oxidoreductase, with protein sequence MRTSSSAASRTWFITGASRGLGRAFTIAALERGDRVVAAARSITRDDFDKRYGDRLLALPLDVTDRPAVFSAVATAVDHFGQLDIVVNNAGTMSMGMIEEFTEAEARAQFEVNLFGALWVSQAVLPHLRARRAGHIVQISSIAALGGFPSTGMYSASKFALEGMSEALAMEGAAFGVKVSIVQPGGYWTDLYTSMTPTTPMEAYGPLRAELERQWADGSIDSDPTLAAEALLKLVDSDDPPLRLLLGSMVYDLAFDISRRRMDTWAGWEQVSRAAEHAVPVPSGTH encoded by the coding sequence ATGCGCACCTCATCCAGCGCCGCTTCGCGTACCTGGTTCATCACGGGCGCCAGCCGTGGTCTGGGCCGTGCGTTCACGATCGCGGCACTCGAACGCGGCGACCGGGTGGTTGCCGCCGCTCGGAGCATCACCCGGGACGACTTCGACAAGCGATACGGTGACCGGCTGCTCGCCCTGCCGCTCGACGTGACCGACCGGCCGGCGGTATTCAGCGCCGTGGCCACCGCGGTCGACCACTTCGGACAGCTCGACATCGTCGTCAACAACGCCGGCACCATGTCCATGGGCATGATCGAAGAGTTCACCGAAGCTGAGGCGCGCGCCCAGTTCGAGGTCAACCTCTTCGGGGCGCTCTGGGTCAGCCAGGCCGTGCTGCCGCACCTACGCGCCCGACGTGCCGGCCACATCGTGCAGATCTCCAGCATCGCGGCACTCGGCGGCTTCCCGAGCACCGGCATGTACAGCGCGAGCAAGTTCGCGCTGGAAGGCATGAGCGAGGCCTTGGCGATGGAGGGGGCAGCCTTCGGCGTGAAGGTCAGCATCGTGCAGCCCGGCGGCTACTGGACGGACCTGTACACCAGCATGACCCCCACGACTCCGATGGAGGCCTACGGTCCGCTGCGCGCGGAGCTGGAACGGCAGTGGGCGGACGGCTCCATCGACAGCGATCCCACGCTGGCCGCCGAGGCGCTGCTGAAACTGGTCGACAGCGACGACCCGCCGCTGCGGCTCCTGCTCGGCAGCATGGTCTACGACCTGGCGTTCGACATCTCCCGCCGACGAATGGACACCTGGGCGGGCTGGGAGCAGGTCAGCCGGGCGGCGGAGCATGCCGTCCCCGTCCCCAGCGGTACGCACTGA
- a CDS encoding SAM-dependent methyltransferase: MDRHRLSSIAHSHHPIAAPIFGVNVNRLLRRAGRQPAARILDLGCGEGAWALQALAHHPDGHADGVDVNPYALERAAGAAEARGLADRLTLHERDARTYVPDGDYDLVLCVGSTHAFGGFGETLKLAGRHVNADGILLVGEGFWQVPPTPEALAALDAKPDEFTDLAGLVEAAEQAGWTPVYAHVSDAAEWDDYEWSWVGSLTDWALDNPGHPDAGEALAVARKHRDQWLRGYRDVLGFATLVLRRS; this comes from the coding sequence GTGGATCGTCACCGGCTCAGCAGCATCGCGCACTCACACCACCCGATCGCGGCCCCGATCTTCGGCGTCAACGTCAACCGGCTCCTGCGCCGGGCGGGCCGCCAACCGGCGGCTCGCATCCTCGACCTCGGCTGCGGCGAGGGCGCCTGGGCGCTGCAGGCCCTGGCTCACCACCCGGACGGGCACGCGGACGGCGTGGACGTCAACCCGTACGCCCTCGAACGCGCCGCCGGCGCCGCCGAGGCGCGCGGCCTCGCCGACCGGCTCACCCTGCACGAGCGCGACGCCCGGACGTACGTGCCGGACGGCGACTACGACCTGGTGCTGTGCGTCGGATCGACACACGCGTTCGGCGGGTTCGGCGAGACGCTGAAGCTGGCCGGCCGGCACGTCAACGCCGACGGCATCCTGCTGGTCGGCGAGGGATTCTGGCAGGTCCCGCCGACCCCGGAGGCACTCGCCGCGCTCGACGCGAAGCCGGACGAGTTCACCGACCTCGCCGGCCTCGTCGAGGCCGCCGAGCAGGCCGGCTGGACCCCGGTGTACGCCCATGTGAGCGACGCCGCCGAGTGGGACGACTACGAGTGGTCGTGGGTCGGTTCGCTCACCGATTGGGCGCTGGACAACCCGGGCCATCCGGACGCCGGCGAGGCGCTCGCCGTAGCCCGGAAGCACCGCGACCAGTGGCTGCGCGGGTACCGCGACGTTCTGGGCTTCGCGACGCTGGTGCTCCGCCGCAGCTAG